In one Rutidosis leptorrhynchoides isolate AG116_Rl617_1_P2 chromosome 8, CSIRO_AGI_Rlap_v1, whole genome shotgun sequence genomic region, the following are encoded:
- the LOC139863067 gene encoding cytochrome b561 and DOMON domain-containing protein At5g47530-like: protein MGLDQRKILLCCIMISTLFLSSYAKTCSNYAFASNRVFSACNDLPVLNSYLYYTYNPSDQTLTIAYRNTNYDTSKWVAWAINPTSQGMAGSQALVAFQQSDGTIKAYTSPITGYSTQLAEGYLSFPVSDLSAVHSNNEIIIFATLGLQNMSSTLNQVWQEGQLSGNAPTAHATSGDNVKSMGTLNVVSGQSGSAGGAAGTSSKTRKRNIHGVLNAISWGIMMPLGAIIARYLRVFQSADPAWFYLHVTCQTSAYIIGVAGWATGIRLGSQSPGIQFTSHRVVGIILFCVATLQVIALLVRPKKEHKYRIFWNIYHHSLGYIIIILGIINIFKGFDILNPDKKWKRSYTGIIVVLAIVAAILEAYTWFVVLKRKKKAANADKMTNGNGNGNGNGYGINAHYPYSERTNGRV, encoded by the exons ATGGGGTTAGACCAAAGAAAGATCTTATTGTGTTGCATTATGATATCAACTCTGTTTCTATCATCTTATGCCAAAACATGTTCTAACTACGCCTTTGCAAGCAACAGGGTGTTCAGTGCTTGCAATGATCTCCCTGTTTTAAACTCTTATCTCTACTACACATATAACCCATCTGATCAAACACTTACAATCGCTTATCGTAACACAAACTACGACACTTCTAAATGGGTTGCGTGGGCAATTAATCCAACTTCTCAAGGTATGGCTGGCTCGCAAGCGCTCGTTGCGTTCCAACAATCTGACGGGACTATAAAAGCTTACACGTCACCGATCACGGGCTACAGCACACAGTTGGCAGAAGGCTACCTGAGTTTCCCGGTTTCTGACTTGTCAGCTGTCCATTCGAATAATGAGATTATTATTTTCGCAACTTTGGGTCTACAGAATATGAGTAGTACCCTGAATCAAGTTTGGCAAGAAGGTCAATTATCGGGAAATGCGCCTACCGCACACGCTACGTCCGGTGATAATGTGAAGTCTATGGGGACGTTGAACGTTGTTTCAGGACAATCTGGAAGTGCAGGTGGGGCTGCAGGAACCAGTTCGAAAACGAGGAAACGGAAT ATTCATGGTGTGCTGAATGCAATAAGTTGGGGGATTATGATGCCACTTGGGGCTATCATTGCAAGGTATCTAAGGGTGTTCCAATCAGCCGACCCTGCTTGGTTTTACCTTCATGTTACCTGCCAGACTTCAGCATACATCATCGGAGTTGCTGGATGGGCGACCGGTATCCGGCTTGGTAGTCAGTCTCCGGGTATTCAGTTCACCTCCCACAGAGTTGTCGGTATCATCCTATTTTGTGTAGCTACCCTCCAG GTGATTGCTTTGCTCGTAAGGCCAAAAAAGGAACACAAATATAGAATATTCTGGAACATCTACCACCACTCACTCGGCTATATCATCATTATCTTAGGGATCATAAATATATTTAAAGGCTTCGATATCTTAAACCCAGACAAGAAATGGAAAAGATCTTATACTGGAATTATTGTTGTTCTAGCTATCGTTGCAGCAATTTTGGAAGCTTACACATGGTTTGTAGTCCTAAAGAGGAAGAAGAAGGCTGCAAATGCAGACAAGATGACCAATGGCAACGGCAATGGCAATGGCAATGGCTATGGGATTAATGCACATTATCCATATAGTGAAAGAACTAATGGAAGGGTTTAA